The sequence AATACTAGCattgtactgtcccactgctgggcctctaCTGAGACCGTTTAGCTGGTCTTGTACAGGCAGACttcatttaaactatttatttctctacacacacataaatacaaaaaaaagtatagaaagaaaaaaaaacacacacacagttaactaTACCAGGCATACAATGGATTCCTTGCATGGTGTGTGGTAGAAGAGTTACCAGTTCAGTATAGGCTATTAAACAGCactgatttagatttttttgtcacaattttttccttgaatgacgagataagcttgccgttcgcctgatggtaagcgatacgatccataaacagtagaaacaccaacaccatgaattacaaagtattgtttggtattcagcgctcgccatcctgagacatgagatgttaagtctcaaaacctcaaggaaaaatataatataaaaccgcggtaaaatccgaaaaatatatttaattcaaaaatttaGAATGAATGTTGCCTGATTTGGAAATCGAACCCCAGGTTTCCAATTCCATATACGCTTCCACTAAACCGACAACTAaacggtggtaggtctctcatatgtgagagtctgccttgAGTACccccgcaatgtctgtttctgtcaagcagtgtgtagttactgttgtgttccggtttgaacattgtagccagtgtaactactggacatataacatctcatgttttagacgagcgcagtggaataccaaatactttgtaattcagtatTGGATGTTGATTCTattttatggtcgtatcgcttaccatcaggcaaacggcaagctcgtcttatcattcaaagcaataaaaaaaatatataacgaacAAACACGGGCAGGTACCAAGAAAATTTCGCTTCCAAACCGGCATATCCGAAAGCGCTCAAGTAATATGGATGGAGCATCGACCAGGCTCACCAGAAACAACGGAGAAAGCAAAACCGAAGAAACTGAAGATGCTCTGCGTGCCGAAGGACACGAGGCTGATGCCGAAGAAAATAGACATCACCGGATTGTCCGGAAAAGATTTGTTACTGGCGAGGAGGAAGATGGCGAAACCGAAATTCTTAgcgagttaattttaaaaaatagtatcCTGTTTGGTCGACAAATTATAGATCaaactgtaatattataaataaaattcattagcgtatttaaacatttttttggacCTGTTTCACtagtttgcataatgatttatgtttacgggaacattaaggttatagcttaaggtccattttcatacattttgtttcacctttaatctgggtaactaaacaagtattggcaagtaaagaatttaaattcacgtctagttagtgattagttctcgcagttgaaagaaaaacgtaaaaataattaatatgcatggatattttggcctttaaaatttcgtcatattaaatgtatgaaaaattgaccttaagctataacctattttactatttttcggattttatcggacttcaagacactgtgaggtcattctgcgtagatcggaccactaacagctaaaaaattttaaagttgaataattgtaaaatgtaggtctgactttgcggatgaacacctcagtcccccgtgaccatgaaggcttgaaagtcttcgaaacgtcgtcgggagaaaactaaaataattaaaaccgcgataaaaaccgagaaatagtaatttttttctgtttcacTAGTTTCAAGTATCAGCCATTGGAATGTCTAAAAAAACACGACTCGTAAGTCTATATCGTTTAGTTGTTTGCATTAATTATGACACGACTATTGACGCCATCTGGTTACAAAAACGCAGAACTGCAATATTCCCGCGCTCGCCAAAAACAGTTTACCCGTCCCGAACGCACGGTGGCGCGCATGGTTGGGGAGTGCGCGGGCGCGCGAACATAGCAGTTCGCcggccattttttttttgtataacatatGTAATATcggtgaaaaataagttttggGCATAATAATACCCTTTGTTTTGTTCCGTATCCGTTTTGGCTCTTCATTTTCAACAACCCTgcctctatttatttatttatttaaaccctttattgtacatcacaactgtaaagaataataaatatagaacagaGATGGTGTATtaacaggaagtacaaatggcggtcttatcgctatctGCGATTTCTTCCAGATTTCGATTTAGGCGATTTCTTGCCTCTAGTCAGcagtttgtgattggtcgagaaaCTACGTCAGTAACGTgttactcccttattcatagacgtttttatctaaggacggagtaaagctacgataacgagtctgtttctcagctttgtttatctgacagccaactagattcaagttgtatctcaatattagccaatcacaacggccctatgtctacgcactgcgaaggctgccgtcagcactgaaacagacttgttatcacaatgctccgtccttagataaaaaaacgtctatgaataagggggttagtttcaaccaataacaataatttagttgggtgtggaacggactgccaaaacgaatgtccgcaggttcaaaatcctagggcacacacctctgacttttctaaaatcatgtgtgtattctttgtgaatttatcgttcgctttaacggtgaaggaaaacatcgtaaggaaacctgcacatctgagttttctataggaatttcgaaggtgtgtgaagtctaccaatccgcactaggccagcgtggtggactaaggcctaatccctctcagtagtagaggaaccccgttctcagcagtgggcaagtatataatacagggctgatattattattattattattaataacaataaaaggaCGTAGATTTGTGTATAACACCGCTAACTTCCCGCCTCCGAGcagcgactgagtaatttttaatattaaaaacgctCACAAACCTGTATCGCGATGATGACAGTGTCTTCCTGCACCGGTCCGAAGATATCCTCATTGTATATCGTCTGCGCGTCGTTGTACCGCCTGATCGCTTTCAGTATGTCGCTCGTGTTCTTCGGCGCTGTGCGCTCTGTTGAGTTTGCTGGAAAGGGAAACATGAATTTGTTGTGTTAACTGCACAATGCGCATGCACTTCTTGCGAGCCGGTCGCACGACTGCCAGAACTTTTGATCTCAAGTTTGTGGGTTTTAATGTCataaaggaatttaaataaaactatttttgtattgtttcacggtttgttttatatcactaccttttgttcgcggcttcgatTGCGTAAAGGagtttccgggatagaaagtatcctataaccttcctagggtttaaaactatctccataccaaatttcataaaaatccgttcagtggattttgagaaaatctataacatatacacagatagaaaaggggactttgtttcataatatgtatatttataaaaataattgtggagaaatccgaaaaatagttttttcctTCTTCCCCACTATCCACCAGGATCCTGCAGtggctaagccgggggattccagtaccACATTCACAGGTTTCCTCAGCGTTGACTGCAAGGACCACACACACAAAACCTTTATTTCTCCggttttttattagtaactagttgacccgacagacgttgtcccgtctcaACTAttaatttgcagcgcgcattctgtcaatcgctgacagttatttcaaacaatttacagttatataaaataaaaattttcgttaagtttgccaaaattttctaattgtccgcgcaatttttttaattttttcctttcataagaaccttctcctgacaataacaaatacaacaaaaaaatagtgaaatcggtccagccgctcacgcgtgatggcgtgaccaagggaaatagggattcattttttatatatatatatatatatatatatatatatatatatagatagactaCTTACCGCTAAAATTTTTGGGGTGTACAGTCAAATATTTGTGGAGTTCTGGCGGCACCAGCGCCAGGACATGCTCCGAGGTGTCGTTGGCATTCATCAGCTCTtctgaaaaatttaatttgccttTAGTACCACGGGCAGTTTGTAGATGGCGTTATTGTAAGCACGATGTGTTGCGCAGAAATGTTGTTAACCGAAATGATTTATGTACGATTTACATCGaaataacttgtttttatatttatattatctccCTGTCATCATTAAGAATggaaatctatattaaaattaaattaaataatttatttgaacgtaaaatgttatacatttatattcaattaactttaccactagttcggaaagcagttttctaAAGAAGAATGGGCAAGACATTCTGGTTGATTAGAATGTttgttaaatctaaaatctaGTTTTAAAAGTGCGAATTTGACAACTTTTTTCGCAAAAATATAACCTAAGTGAAAGTTGCGTAATGCCTTATTACTCTAttggaaacattttatttattgtagatatACAAGTTTCAATATTgagttaacaaaaaataattagatatctAACAAGTAACATTAATACGAAAAAgtctgtaaattttttttttttgattaacatgtttttacataaaacatttctGCACAACACTGACATAAATGGtggttattttacaaataattaagacCATAAAAAAAATTCCCGTTTTTAAAATCCCAAAAATCATAGGGCGTACACGTTGCGACAGTCGCCCGAACCATTCAATGAACGAAAAACAGTATATGGTTCCAAATAGACCGGCATAtatgtgtcgactgaggggtaatcatctctcgtcagtcgacactattggaccactcttaccatcagatgcagtgtgtTCACTTGGCCgtgcacttataaaaattactagAGTATGGTTCATACGACCGTCGCGATGTGTATACCCTTTTAAACTCGAGTGTTTTAATCAGTATATCGTCTCTTTCACTCGAACAGAAGGCATGTTACGGATATTTGCGTCCGCGGATGTGAACCAAAAATATCCGCCGCCGCCGTAAGTAAGGAAGAAAGAgacaaaattaatgaaatactataaaatttaacaacGACTGTGGTTGGGTAAGATCGGATCAAATAGTAAGAAcggatttaatattattaataaaccagatatttttaacattacccGAAGTTCCATTTGATAATAAGCTACTAATGTTTGGcactaatttcttttaaattaatctacGGTCTTACCCCATAATCCGAATTTACCCGTACACTAACCAGGAAACATATACCCCCAAAGTTTTTCATAGGCGACACTATCACCGtgttcacaaacaatactttgaagtCACAGTGCGCCCGAACGCATAGTGTCTTAGGGGAAATCTCAGTCTTTTTtgactttatttatctgacag is a genomic window of Manduca sexta isolate Smith_Timp_Sample1 unplaced genomic scaffold, JHU_Msex_v1.0 HiC_scaffold_3201, whole genome shotgun sequence containing:
- the LOC119192805 gene encoding uncharacterized protein LOC119192805 → MKIIKPVPPNLDHWDLVWYQRPDFPKTLFARIPYDSNAFDLPTYEPSMQICQEYTVPRKFRFQTGISESAQVIWMEHRPGSPETTEKAKPKKLKMLCVPKDTRLMPKKIDITGLSGKDLLLARRKMAKPKFLAS